The following are encoded together in the Euwallacea fornicatus isolate EFF26 chromosome 11, ASM4011564v1, whole genome shotgun sequence genome:
- the LOC136342176 gene encoding DNA mismatch repair protein Mlh3-like isoform X1, with protein sequence MEVKLLKSPVISRIRSSSDISTVAQCVFELVCNSLDAKSTSIAVRLNLLTFKLQVADNGEGITKANMSLVGQRYSTNKCHSLKQLEKDLKTHGYRGESLASIAEMCKLITVSSRHYLSEETYSKTLKEQNQEVLSVKLRPSQGTTVTILGWLSTAPVRQQRIVPEIELEEVKRRLEALVIINPQTSFTLRNDVTGQLVLDSPKRPDILGALRHLHPELSGSFTLLKVSKGKLTVQLLIQKEFGLTKQYQFVYVNKRPVNSPKVLREVGKSFAGRRLKHQVRSYPVFVMNIKCPQACVDLVSRPSRCEVDFTCWDLVLACIEKLGKSFFGPEKEEGKKSIVRVREKVNLGVSQVRGAVEVSAFKRKTSSEKMSLKRKVRRVAGEMPSPDYEFQDSEEVVESQKQGKIKSIMKKPGGVAAWPSENCRPCAEMEFDQKSTYSRLDTNEEQGKGLIMDMFLKSTQVHRGLEKPDISMETIEETNYLFENNVRDCEKGIDTTMSVSVNFKKRRVKDTNVIAPLRDETGHFPSHFCNNKLGSTSFGKLKSLQTELEKSAHKPQIRDDYTILFNAVDHDECVFTGKKKNNVQYSDIMQFQALKLCRYKPGELMFSFKGHLGSAVQASPYFQKKKTISSPCFPDHVQWNMPCWNCQPRGFAHPCSSFPQWSDNLHDHGPLATQFYSEQLEPPMAVRSPSWYNPETQGLSPNICPSEGSKPQQQSDERLNELCDLADFGLVCPDNNPPEGCLVDAKERMEMQQESPSLSDKSRIVVDARNEWLRHFNDHGKKFFLNKRTGMVTAKTPANTQTKFDFAERLDFVPKGFSPVMVERDKVDKTLSQKGKGRLHNMILEGYRDEPMLVKWQNFISDDPKQFFEEIYRDKSRQFERCVPNLKRAHLKTPLEPLNFNNHSFSYFTVIGQLDCKFIVVYDQNRDLLVLFDQHAVHERVLLEKYLREYKGVQAVYKGRLLISLPEHDVGLLWRHRKYIETLGLGLEFFRNGVQVTGVPLCIREKFDVDAINRDVNSLVKNLLDDLKDKRGSTGRVVPRVLQAVISMKACRGLSNTPYRNGSVARRSTLLRSITEVKRRSTWLTSGWAGGDRAPKVFDSFSANCVDRCSAHKYPGMRDEYITALRKRTSSSFDAIFSKPLC encoded by the exons ATGGAGGTTAAACTTCTGAAATCGCCGGTTATATCCAGAATTCGCAGTTCCTCTGACATCAGTACTGTGGCCCAATGTGTGTTCGAGCTG GTTTGCAATAGCCTGGATGCCAAATCCACCTCCATCGCGGTCCGCTTGAACCTTCTCACTTTCAAACTCCAGGTGGCAGACAACGGGGAAGGCATTACCAAGGCTAATATGAGTCTTGTGGGTCAGCGCTACTCCACCAACAAATGTCACTCTCTGAAGCAGTTGGAGAAGGATCTGAAGACTCACGGCTACCGGGGCGAATCCTTGGCTAGTATTGCCGAGATGTGCAAGCTCATAACTGTGAGCTCTAGGCATTACCTTTCCGAGGAAACTTATAGTAAAACTTTGAAGGAGCAAAATCAGGAAGTGCTCTCAGTGAAATTGAGGCCTAGCCAGGGAACTACTGTTACGATATTGGGGTGGCTCAGTACAGCTCCAGTGAGGCAACAAAGGATTGTTCCTGAAATCGAACTTGAGGAAGTCAAAAGACGGCTGGAAGCTTTAGTAATAATCAATCCGCAAACGTCGTTTACGTTAAGAAACGACGTCACAGGGCAACTGGTTCTGGACAGCCCCAAAAGGCCTGACATCCTTGGAGCCTTGCGCCACTTACACCCGGAACTATCAGGGAGCTTCACTCTTCTTAAAGTTTCCAAGGGGAAGTTGACCGTGCAGCTCCTAATTCAGAAGGAATTCGGGCTGACCAAGCAATATCAGTTTGTGTATGTGAATAAACGCCCGGTTAACAGCCCAAAAGTGCTGAGAGAGGTGGGGAAAAGTTTTGCTGGGCGACGGCTAAAGCATCAAGTGAGAAGTTATCCAGTATTTGTCATGAACATTAAGTGCCCCCAAGCTTGTGTGGATCTCGTCTCAAGGCCCTCAAGATGTGAAGTTGACTTTACCTGTTGGGATTTGGTCCTGGCCTGCATTGAGAAGCTTGGGAAGTCTTTTTTTGGGCCGGAAAAGGAGGAAGGCAAAAAAAGTATTGTGAGAGTAAGGGAGAAAGTGAATTTGGGGGTTTCTCAAGTGAGGGGAGCGGTGGAGGTCAGCGCGTTTAAAAGGAAAACGAGCAGCGAGAAAATGAGCCTTAAAAGGAAAGTGAGGAGAGTCGCAGGGGAAATGCCATCACCTGACTATGAATTTCAAGATTCTGAAGAGGTTGTGGAGAGTCAAAAGCAGGGGAAGATTAAATCGATCATGAAGAAGCCTGGCGGCGTTGCAGCGTGGCCATCGGAGAACTGCAGGCCTTGCGCGGAGATGGAATTTGATCAGAAATCAACTTACTCTCG ATTGGACACCAATGAGGAGCAGGGCAAGGGGTTGATAATGGACATGTTCCTGAAGTCCACGCAGGTACACCGGGGCCTTGAAAAACCTGACATAAGCATGGAGACTATCGAAGAAACCAATTAtctctttgaaaataatgtgcGGGACTGTGAGAAGGGGATCGATACCACCATGTCCGTTAGCGTCAACTTTAAGAAGCGAAGAGTCAAAGACACAAACGTGATCGCACCTCTGCGGGACGAGACGGGGCATTTTCCTTCGCATTTTTGCAATAACAAATTAGGTTCAACCAGCTTTGGCAAGCTCAAGAGCTTGCAAACGGAGCTGGAAAAGTCCGCACACAAGCCACAAATACGCGATGATTACACAATACTCTTTAACGCTGTGGATCATGATGAGTGCGTCTTCACaggaaagaagaaaaacaacGTACAATACAGCGACATAATGCAGTTCcaagctttgaaactttgCCGGTACAAGCCTGGAGAGTTGATGTTTAGCTTCAAGGGGCATTTAGGTTCAGCGGTGCAAGCCAGCccctattttcaaaaaaagaaaacgattTCTTCCCCCTGTTTCCCCGACCATGTGCAATGGAATATGCCCTGTTGGAACTGTCAGCCTCGTGGTTTTGCTCACCCTTGCAGTAGTTTCCCTCAATGGTCTGATAACTTACACGATCACGGACCTTTGGCAACTCAGTTTTATTCCGAGCAATTGGAGCCGCCAATGGCAGTAAGAAGCCCTAGTTGGTACAACCCCGAGACTCAAGGATTATCTCCTAATATCTGTCCCTCGGAAGGATCGAAGCCGCAACAACAAAGCGACGAGCGTTTGAATGagttgtgcgatttggccgaTTTCGGACTCGTTTGTCCCGACAACAATCCTCCCGAAGGGTGCCTCGTTGACGCGAAGGAGAGGATGGAGATGCAGCAAGAGAGCCCCTCTTTGAGCGATAAAAGCAGGATTGTCGTGGATGCCCGTAATGAGTGGCTGAGGCACTTCAATGATCACGGAAAGAAGTTTTTCCTGAACAAGCGCACCG GAATGGTGACGGCCAAAACGCCCGCAAACACCCAAACGAAGTTCGATTTCGCCGAGCGTCTCGATTTCGTGCCCAAAGGGTTCTCGCCCGTCATGGTGGAGCGTGACAAGGTGGACAAAACTTTGAGTCAGAAGGGCAAAGGAAGGCTGCACAACATGATTTTGGAGGGCTACAGAGACGAGCCCATGTTGGTCAAATGGCAGAATTTCATTTCTGACG atccCAAACAGTTTTTCGAGGAAATCTACAGGGACAAGTCGCGACAGTTCGAGCGCTGCGTGCCGAATCTCAAGCGCGCCCACCTCAAGACCCCTTTAGAGCCCCTGAATTTCAATAACCACTCGTTCAGCTACTTCACAGTAATTGGTCAGCTTGATTGCAAGTTCATTGTGGTGTATGATCAAAACAGAGACTTGCTGGTGCTGTTTGACCAGCACGCCGTCCATGAGCGGGTGCTGCTTGAGAAATATTTGCGAG AATATAAGGGGGTCCAAGCGGTGTACAAAGGGCGACTATTGATTTCCTTGCCCGAGCACGATGTGGGACTGTTGTGGAGGCACAGGAAGTACATTGAAACCCTAGGACTGGGCCTAGAGTTTTTCAGAAATGGGGTTCAAGTGACAGGTGTACCATTGTGCATAAGGGAGAAATTTGATGTTGATGCGATAAATAGGGATGTAAATAGTTTGGTCAAAAATCTGCTGGACGACTTGAAGGACAAGCGAGGCTCAACTGGAAGGGTGGTGCCTCGAGTACTGCAGGCGGTGATCAGCATGAAGGCCTGTCGAG GGCTTTCAAACACTCCATATCGAAATGGTTCGGTGGCGCGCCGGTCTACGCTCCTCCGATCGATCACCGAGGTCAAGCGACGTTCGACGTGGTTGACAAGTGGATGGGCGGGGGGTGACCGCGCACCGAAAGTATTCGATTCCTTCTCCGCCAACTGTGTCGACAGGTGTTCAG CCCACAAGTACCCAGGGATGAGGGATGAATATATAACCGCCCTTCGCAAACGGACATCGTCATCCTTCGACGCGATTTTCTCCAAGCCGTTATGCTGA
- the LOC136342176 gene encoding uncharacterized protein isoform X5: protein MEVKLLKSPVISRIRSSSDISTVAQCVFELVCNSLDAKSTSIAVRLNLLTFKLQVADNGEGITKANMSLVGQRYSTNKCHSLKQLEKDLKTHGYRGESLASIAEMCKLITVSSRHYLSEETYSKTLKEQNQEVLSVKLRPSQGTTVTILGWLSTAPVRQQRIVPEIELEEVKRRLEALVIINPQTSFTLRNDVTGQLVLDSPKRPDILGALRHLHPELSGSFTLLKVSKGKLTVQLLIQKEFGLTKQYQFVYVNKRPVNSPKVLREVGKSFAGRRLKHQVRSYPVFVMNIKCPQACVDLVSRPSRCEVDFTCWDLVLACIEKLGKSFFGPEKEEGKKSIVRVREKVNLGVSQVRGAVEVSAFKRKTSSEKMSLKRKVRRVAGEMPSPDYEFQDSEEVVESQKQGKIKSIMKKPGGVAAWPSENCRPCAEMEFDQKSTYSRLDTNEEQGKGLIMDMFLKSTQVHRGLEKPDISMETIEETNYLFENNVRDCEKGIDTTMSVSVNFKKRRVKDTNVIAPLRDETGHFPSHFCNNKLGSTSFGKLKSLQTELEKSAHKPQIRDDYTILFNAVDHDECVFTGKKKNNVQYSDIMQFQALKLCRYKPGELMFSFKGHLGSAVQASPYFQKKKTISSPCFPDHVQWNMPCWNCQPRGFAHPCSSFPQWSDNLHDHGPLATQFYSEQLEPPMAVRSPSWYNPETQGLSPNICPSEGSKPQQQSDERLNELCDLADFGLVCPDNNPPEGCLVDAKERMEMQQESPSLSDKSRIVVDARNEWLRHFNDHGKKFFLNKRTGMVTAKTPANTQTKFDFAERLDFVPKGFSPVMVERDKVDKTLSQKGKGRLHNMILEGYRDEPMLVKWQNFISDGLSNTPYRNGSVARRSTLLRSITEVKRRSTWLTSGWAGGDRAPKVFDSFSANCVDRCSAHKYPGMRDEYITALRKRTSSSFDAIFSKPLC, encoded by the exons ATGGAGGTTAAACTTCTGAAATCGCCGGTTATATCCAGAATTCGCAGTTCCTCTGACATCAGTACTGTGGCCCAATGTGTGTTCGAGCTG GTTTGCAATAGCCTGGATGCCAAATCCACCTCCATCGCGGTCCGCTTGAACCTTCTCACTTTCAAACTCCAGGTGGCAGACAACGGGGAAGGCATTACCAAGGCTAATATGAGTCTTGTGGGTCAGCGCTACTCCACCAACAAATGTCACTCTCTGAAGCAGTTGGAGAAGGATCTGAAGACTCACGGCTACCGGGGCGAATCCTTGGCTAGTATTGCCGAGATGTGCAAGCTCATAACTGTGAGCTCTAGGCATTACCTTTCCGAGGAAACTTATAGTAAAACTTTGAAGGAGCAAAATCAGGAAGTGCTCTCAGTGAAATTGAGGCCTAGCCAGGGAACTACTGTTACGATATTGGGGTGGCTCAGTACAGCTCCAGTGAGGCAACAAAGGATTGTTCCTGAAATCGAACTTGAGGAAGTCAAAAGACGGCTGGAAGCTTTAGTAATAATCAATCCGCAAACGTCGTTTACGTTAAGAAACGACGTCACAGGGCAACTGGTTCTGGACAGCCCCAAAAGGCCTGACATCCTTGGAGCCTTGCGCCACTTACACCCGGAACTATCAGGGAGCTTCACTCTTCTTAAAGTTTCCAAGGGGAAGTTGACCGTGCAGCTCCTAATTCAGAAGGAATTCGGGCTGACCAAGCAATATCAGTTTGTGTATGTGAATAAACGCCCGGTTAACAGCCCAAAAGTGCTGAGAGAGGTGGGGAAAAGTTTTGCTGGGCGACGGCTAAAGCATCAAGTGAGAAGTTATCCAGTATTTGTCATGAACATTAAGTGCCCCCAAGCTTGTGTGGATCTCGTCTCAAGGCCCTCAAGATGTGAAGTTGACTTTACCTGTTGGGATTTGGTCCTGGCCTGCATTGAGAAGCTTGGGAAGTCTTTTTTTGGGCCGGAAAAGGAGGAAGGCAAAAAAAGTATTGTGAGAGTAAGGGAGAAAGTGAATTTGGGGGTTTCTCAAGTGAGGGGAGCGGTGGAGGTCAGCGCGTTTAAAAGGAAAACGAGCAGCGAGAAAATGAGCCTTAAAAGGAAAGTGAGGAGAGTCGCAGGGGAAATGCCATCACCTGACTATGAATTTCAAGATTCTGAAGAGGTTGTGGAGAGTCAAAAGCAGGGGAAGATTAAATCGATCATGAAGAAGCCTGGCGGCGTTGCAGCGTGGCCATCGGAGAACTGCAGGCCTTGCGCGGAGATGGAATTTGATCAGAAATCAACTTACTCTCG ATTGGACACCAATGAGGAGCAGGGCAAGGGGTTGATAATGGACATGTTCCTGAAGTCCACGCAGGTACACCGGGGCCTTGAAAAACCTGACATAAGCATGGAGACTATCGAAGAAACCAATTAtctctttgaaaataatgtgcGGGACTGTGAGAAGGGGATCGATACCACCATGTCCGTTAGCGTCAACTTTAAGAAGCGAAGAGTCAAAGACACAAACGTGATCGCACCTCTGCGGGACGAGACGGGGCATTTTCCTTCGCATTTTTGCAATAACAAATTAGGTTCAACCAGCTTTGGCAAGCTCAAGAGCTTGCAAACGGAGCTGGAAAAGTCCGCACACAAGCCACAAATACGCGATGATTACACAATACTCTTTAACGCTGTGGATCATGATGAGTGCGTCTTCACaggaaagaagaaaaacaacGTACAATACAGCGACATAATGCAGTTCcaagctttgaaactttgCCGGTACAAGCCTGGAGAGTTGATGTTTAGCTTCAAGGGGCATTTAGGTTCAGCGGTGCAAGCCAGCccctattttcaaaaaaagaaaacgattTCTTCCCCCTGTTTCCCCGACCATGTGCAATGGAATATGCCCTGTTGGAACTGTCAGCCTCGTGGTTTTGCTCACCCTTGCAGTAGTTTCCCTCAATGGTCTGATAACTTACACGATCACGGACCTTTGGCAACTCAGTTTTATTCCGAGCAATTGGAGCCGCCAATGGCAGTAAGAAGCCCTAGTTGGTACAACCCCGAGACTCAAGGATTATCTCCTAATATCTGTCCCTCGGAAGGATCGAAGCCGCAACAACAAAGCGACGAGCGTTTGAATGagttgtgcgatttggccgaTTTCGGACTCGTTTGTCCCGACAACAATCCTCCCGAAGGGTGCCTCGTTGACGCGAAGGAGAGGATGGAGATGCAGCAAGAGAGCCCCTCTTTGAGCGATAAAAGCAGGATTGTCGTGGATGCCCGTAATGAGTGGCTGAGGCACTTCAATGATCACGGAAAGAAGTTTTTCCTGAACAAGCGCACCG GAATGGTGACGGCCAAAACGCCCGCAAACACCCAAACGAAGTTCGATTTCGCCGAGCGTCTCGATTTCGTGCCCAAAGGGTTCTCGCCCGTCATGGTGGAGCGTGACAAGGTGGACAAAACTTTGAGTCAGAAGGGCAAAGGAAGGCTGCACAACATGATTTTGGAGGGCTACAGAGACGAGCCCATGTTGGTCAAATGGCAGAATTTCATTTCTGACG GGCTTTCAAACACTCCATATCGAAATGGTTCGGTGGCGCGCCGGTCTACGCTCCTCCGATCGATCACCGAGGTCAAGCGACGTTCGACGTGGTTGACAAGTGGATGGGCGGGGGGTGACCGCGCACCGAAAGTATTCGATTCCTTCTCCGCCAACTGTGTCGACAGGTGTTCAG CCCACAAGTACCCAGGGATGAGGGATGAATATATAACCGCCCTTCGCAAACGGACATCGTCATCCTTCGACGCGATTTTCTCCAAGCCGTTATGCTGA
- the LOC136342176 gene encoding DNA mismatch repair protein Mlh3-like isoform X4, whose product MEVKLLKSPVISRIRSSSDISTVAQCVFELVCNSLDAKSTSIAVRLNLLTFKLQVADNGEGITKANMSLVGQRYSTNKCHSLKQLEKDLKTHGYRGESLASIAEMCKLITVSSRHYLSEETYSKTLKEQNQEVLSVKLRPSQGTTVTILGWLSTAPVRQQRIVPEIELEEVKRRLEALVIINPQTSFTLRNDVTGQLVLDSPKRPDILGALRHLHPELSGSFTLLKVSKGKLTVQLLIQKEFGLTKQYQFVYVNKRPVNSPKVLREVGKSFAGRRLKHQVRSYPVFVMNIKCPQACVDLVSRPSRCEVDFTCWDLVLACIEKLGKSFFGPEKEEGKKSIVRVREKVNLGVSQVRGAVEVSAFKRKTSSEKMSLKRKVRRVAGEMPSPDYEFQDSEEVVESQKQGKIKSIMKKPGGVAAWPSENCRPCAEMEFDQKSTYSRLDTNEEQGKGLIMDMFLKSTQVHRGLEKPDISMETIEETNYLFENNVRDCEKGIDTTMSVSVNFKKRRVKDTNVIAPLRDETGHFPSHFCNNKLGSTSFGKLKSLQTELEKSAHKPQIRDDYTILFNAVDHDECVFTGKKKNNVQYSDIMQFQALKLCRYKPGELMFSFKGHLGSAVQASPYFQKKKTISSPCFPDHVQWNMPCWNCQPRGFAHPCSSFPQWSDNLHDHGPLATQFYSEQLEPPMAVRSPSWYNPETQGLSPNICPSEGSKPQQQSDERLNELCDLADFGLVCPDNNPPEGCLVDAKERMEMQQESPSLSDKSRIVVDARNEWLRHFNDHGKKFFLNKRTGMVTAKTPANTQTKFDFAERLDFVPKGFSPVMVERDKVDKTLSQKGKGRLHNMILEGYRDEPMLVKWQNFISDDPKQFFEEIYRDKSRQFERCVPNLKRAHLKTPLEPLNFNNHSFSYFTVIGQLDCKFIVVYDQNRDLLVLFDQHAVHERVLLEKYLREYKGVQAVYKGRLLISLPEHDVGLLWRHRKYIETLGLGLEFFRNGVQVTGVPLCIREKFDVDAINRDVNSLVKNLLDDLKDKRGSTGRVVPRVLQAVISMKACRGLSNTPYRNGSVARRSTLLRSITEVKRRSTWLTSGWAGGDRAPKVFDSFSANCVDRCSG is encoded by the exons ATGGAGGTTAAACTTCTGAAATCGCCGGTTATATCCAGAATTCGCAGTTCCTCTGACATCAGTACTGTGGCCCAATGTGTGTTCGAGCTG GTTTGCAATAGCCTGGATGCCAAATCCACCTCCATCGCGGTCCGCTTGAACCTTCTCACTTTCAAACTCCAGGTGGCAGACAACGGGGAAGGCATTACCAAGGCTAATATGAGTCTTGTGGGTCAGCGCTACTCCACCAACAAATGTCACTCTCTGAAGCAGTTGGAGAAGGATCTGAAGACTCACGGCTACCGGGGCGAATCCTTGGCTAGTATTGCCGAGATGTGCAAGCTCATAACTGTGAGCTCTAGGCATTACCTTTCCGAGGAAACTTATAGTAAAACTTTGAAGGAGCAAAATCAGGAAGTGCTCTCAGTGAAATTGAGGCCTAGCCAGGGAACTACTGTTACGATATTGGGGTGGCTCAGTACAGCTCCAGTGAGGCAACAAAGGATTGTTCCTGAAATCGAACTTGAGGAAGTCAAAAGACGGCTGGAAGCTTTAGTAATAATCAATCCGCAAACGTCGTTTACGTTAAGAAACGACGTCACAGGGCAACTGGTTCTGGACAGCCCCAAAAGGCCTGACATCCTTGGAGCCTTGCGCCACTTACACCCGGAACTATCAGGGAGCTTCACTCTTCTTAAAGTTTCCAAGGGGAAGTTGACCGTGCAGCTCCTAATTCAGAAGGAATTCGGGCTGACCAAGCAATATCAGTTTGTGTATGTGAATAAACGCCCGGTTAACAGCCCAAAAGTGCTGAGAGAGGTGGGGAAAAGTTTTGCTGGGCGACGGCTAAAGCATCAAGTGAGAAGTTATCCAGTATTTGTCATGAACATTAAGTGCCCCCAAGCTTGTGTGGATCTCGTCTCAAGGCCCTCAAGATGTGAAGTTGACTTTACCTGTTGGGATTTGGTCCTGGCCTGCATTGAGAAGCTTGGGAAGTCTTTTTTTGGGCCGGAAAAGGAGGAAGGCAAAAAAAGTATTGTGAGAGTAAGGGAGAAAGTGAATTTGGGGGTTTCTCAAGTGAGGGGAGCGGTGGAGGTCAGCGCGTTTAAAAGGAAAACGAGCAGCGAGAAAATGAGCCTTAAAAGGAAAGTGAGGAGAGTCGCAGGGGAAATGCCATCACCTGACTATGAATTTCAAGATTCTGAAGAGGTTGTGGAGAGTCAAAAGCAGGGGAAGATTAAATCGATCATGAAGAAGCCTGGCGGCGTTGCAGCGTGGCCATCGGAGAACTGCAGGCCTTGCGCGGAGATGGAATTTGATCAGAAATCAACTTACTCTCG ATTGGACACCAATGAGGAGCAGGGCAAGGGGTTGATAATGGACATGTTCCTGAAGTCCACGCAGGTACACCGGGGCCTTGAAAAACCTGACATAAGCATGGAGACTATCGAAGAAACCAATTAtctctttgaaaataatgtgcGGGACTGTGAGAAGGGGATCGATACCACCATGTCCGTTAGCGTCAACTTTAAGAAGCGAAGAGTCAAAGACACAAACGTGATCGCACCTCTGCGGGACGAGACGGGGCATTTTCCTTCGCATTTTTGCAATAACAAATTAGGTTCAACCAGCTTTGGCAAGCTCAAGAGCTTGCAAACGGAGCTGGAAAAGTCCGCACACAAGCCACAAATACGCGATGATTACACAATACTCTTTAACGCTGTGGATCATGATGAGTGCGTCTTCACaggaaagaagaaaaacaacGTACAATACAGCGACATAATGCAGTTCcaagctttgaaactttgCCGGTACAAGCCTGGAGAGTTGATGTTTAGCTTCAAGGGGCATTTAGGTTCAGCGGTGCAAGCCAGCccctattttcaaaaaaagaaaacgattTCTTCCCCCTGTTTCCCCGACCATGTGCAATGGAATATGCCCTGTTGGAACTGTCAGCCTCGTGGTTTTGCTCACCCTTGCAGTAGTTTCCCTCAATGGTCTGATAACTTACACGATCACGGACCTTTGGCAACTCAGTTTTATTCCGAGCAATTGGAGCCGCCAATGGCAGTAAGAAGCCCTAGTTGGTACAACCCCGAGACTCAAGGATTATCTCCTAATATCTGTCCCTCGGAAGGATCGAAGCCGCAACAACAAAGCGACGAGCGTTTGAATGagttgtgcgatttggccgaTTTCGGACTCGTTTGTCCCGACAACAATCCTCCCGAAGGGTGCCTCGTTGACGCGAAGGAGAGGATGGAGATGCAGCAAGAGAGCCCCTCTTTGAGCGATAAAAGCAGGATTGTCGTGGATGCCCGTAATGAGTGGCTGAGGCACTTCAATGATCACGGAAAGAAGTTTTTCCTGAACAAGCGCACCG GAATGGTGACGGCCAAAACGCCCGCAAACACCCAAACGAAGTTCGATTTCGCCGAGCGTCTCGATTTCGTGCCCAAAGGGTTCTCGCCCGTCATGGTGGAGCGTGACAAGGTGGACAAAACTTTGAGTCAGAAGGGCAAAGGAAGGCTGCACAACATGATTTTGGAGGGCTACAGAGACGAGCCCATGTTGGTCAAATGGCAGAATTTCATTTCTGACG atccCAAACAGTTTTTCGAGGAAATCTACAGGGACAAGTCGCGACAGTTCGAGCGCTGCGTGCCGAATCTCAAGCGCGCCCACCTCAAGACCCCTTTAGAGCCCCTGAATTTCAATAACCACTCGTTCAGCTACTTCACAGTAATTGGTCAGCTTGATTGCAAGTTCATTGTGGTGTATGATCAAAACAGAGACTTGCTGGTGCTGTTTGACCAGCACGCCGTCCATGAGCGGGTGCTGCTTGAGAAATATTTGCGAG AATATAAGGGGGTCCAAGCGGTGTACAAAGGGCGACTATTGATTTCCTTGCCCGAGCACGATGTGGGACTGTTGTGGAGGCACAGGAAGTACATTGAAACCCTAGGACTGGGCCTAGAGTTTTTCAGAAATGGGGTTCAAGTGACAGGTGTACCATTGTGCATAAGGGAGAAATTTGATGTTGATGCGATAAATAGGGATGTAAATAGTTTGGTCAAAAATCTGCTGGACGACTTGAAGGACAAGCGAGGCTCAACTGGAAGGGTGGTGCCTCGAGTACTGCAGGCGGTGATCAGCATGAAGGCCTGTCGAG GGCTTTCAAACACTCCATATCGAAATGGTTCGGTGGCGCGCCGGTCTACGCTCCTCCGATCGATCACCGAGGTCAAGCGACGTTCGACGTGGTTGACAAGTGGATGGGCGGGGGGTGACCGCGCACCGAAAGTATTCGATTCCTTCTCCGCCAACTGTGTCGACAGGTGTTCAGGTTAG